The Pseudomonadota bacterium genome contains a region encoding:
- a CDS encoding indolepyruvate oxidoreductase subunit beta: MTDNGKVTNIFLSGVGGQGTILASNILAEVFLGAGYDVKKAEVHGMAQRGGDVTTHFRFGKKVYSPLIEYGEADFLLSFELLEAARYINWVKPEGKIIINKQAILPPAVSLGQVEYPGDIEKTFRKHFKDNVWIINGQEIARELGNIQAANVVLTGAFSNFFPEIKEEKWTDAIKVLLPTKLHELNAKAFYEGRKII, translated from the coding sequence ATGACAGATAACGGAAAAGTGACGAATATATTTCTTTCAGGTGTTGGCGGCCAGGGTACGATTCTTGCGAGCAACATCCTTGCCGAAGTATTCCTTGGCGCCGGGTATGATGTAAAAAAGGCTGAAGTTCACGGTATGGCCCAGAGAGGCGGAGATGTTACCACACATTTCCGTTTCGGAAAAAAGGTGTACTCGCCTCTTATTGAGTACGGTGAGGCGGATTTTCTCTTGTCCTTTGAGTTGCTTGAAGCTGCACGTTACATAAACTGGGTAAAGCCGGAAGGGAAAATCATTATCAATAAACAGGCAATTCTTCCGCCTGCCGTAAGCCTTGGGCAGGTAGAATACCCCGGAGATATTGAAAAAACTTTCAGGAAACACTTCAAGGACAATGTCTGGATAATCAACGGGCAGGAGATCGCAAGGGAACTTGGTAATATTCAGGCTGCAAATGTCGTCCTTACAGGCGCCTTCTCCAATTTCTTCCCCGAAATCAAGGAAGAGAAATGGACAGACGCGATAAAAGTGCTTCTGCCGACAAAACTCCATGAGCTTAACGCGAAAGCGTTCTATGAAGGAAGAAAAATTATTTAA
- a CDS encoding IclR family transcriptional regulator yields MDKEVQVKKSEYNGLVPAVDQAARILLCLTKNPSQKINLTEICKNVGIHKSKGYSILNTLQKYGFVQKDPAGKTYSLGLGLISLSRRVLDSLNYSEIAGPFLETLAEKTRSTALFGIINEENIFVVARQEADKDISVTIRLGYRFNITHGAHGKAIVAFLPEEERERILKQDKLFFHGDSSKLDRIRLETELMQCRQTGFAFDMGELNAGINVIAAPVFDSQERLIGSMFIMGTFPESRIEEYGAIVAEHAGKFSAMLGGRH; encoded by the coding sequence TTGGATAAAGAAGTACAGGTAAAGAAATCCGAATATAACGGTTTAGTCCCTGCGGTGGATCAGGCAGCAAGAATCCTGCTCTGCCTTACGAAAAACCCGTCGCAGAAGATAAATCTGACAGAAATATGTAAAAATGTCGGTATACATAAGAGCAAGGGGTACTCGATCCTCAACACCCTTCAGAAGTATGGTTTTGTACAGAAAGATCCTGCGGGGAAAACATACTCTCTGGGGCTCGGACTGATATCCCTGTCAAGGAGGGTTCTGGATAGCTTAAATTACAGCGAAATAGCAGGTCCATTTCTTGAAACCCTTGCCGAAAAGACCCGTAGCACAGCCCTATTCGGCATCATAAATGAGGAGAACATCTTTGTTGTTGCCAGGCAGGAGGCGGATAAAGACATCAGTGTTACAATCCGTCTCGGATACCGGTTCAACATTACCCACGGCGCCCATGGAAAGGCCATAGTTGCCTTTCTGCCGGAGGAGGAACGAGAGAGGATACTCAAGCAGGACAAACTCTTTTTTCACGGCGACTCCTCGAAACTGGATCGCATCAGACTGGAAACCGAGCTTATGCAATGCAGGCAGACCGGTTTTGCCTTTGACATGGGTGAATTGAATGCGGGCATCAATGTCATTGCCGCACCTGTTTTTGATTCACAGGAGAGACTGATCGGGTCAATGTTTATCATGGGGACATTCCCCGAATCACGTATCGAAGAGTATGGCGCTATAGTAGCTGAACATGCCGGAAAATTTTCTGCAATGCTCGGCGGTAGACATTAA